A DNA window from Methylobacterium sp. NMS14P contains the following coding sequences:
- a CDS encoding cell wall hydrolase, with translation MVGLGLLVSFTADAGTENAIGASRLAVIDADTVPPLPPGTLLIGSALRRLGDEPPQAVFKTGAHVFPVVQRAGKGDPARPPAESFGRRAANLREAGGALVFGDVTGSVTGVLTQGSAVWDPESEPEAAFVPVPDLGLTTGSGTAASTGEGTADLTEDGGPERFDGSTPPVPRAIALSSTTPAPADAIPVEIAAASLALPDFAIRTERPDSAQPVPEDARRRYADLIDPNALDKEQRCLSEAVYFEARSEPEAGQAAVAQVVLNRVKSGLYPASVCGVVYQNRHHYMGCQFSFACEGKSLRITDAGAWESATRIARSVIEGRTYLAEVGAATHYHADYVRPGWARRLRKMDVIGRHIFYQLRAGQT, from the coding sequence ATGGTCGGGCTGGGCCTGCTGGTGTCGTTCACCGCCGACGCCGGCACGGAGAACGCCATCGGGGCCAGCCGGCTGGCGGTGATCGATGCCGACACGGTCCCGCCGCTGCCGCCCGGCACCCTGCTGATCGGATCGGCCCTCCGCCGCCTCGGCGACGAGCCGCCGCAGGCGGTCTTCAAGACCGGCGCGCACGTCTTCCCGGTGGTGCAGCGGGCCGGCAAGGGCGATCCCGCCCGGCCGCCGGCCGAGAGCTTCGGCCGCCGGGCCGCGAACCTGCGCGAGGCCGGCGGCGCCCTGGTCTTCGGCGACGTCACCGGCAGCGTCACCGGCGTGCTGACGCAGGGCTCCGCCGTCTGGGATCCGGAATCCGAGCCGGAGGCCGCCTTCGTTCCCGTGCCGGATCTGGGCCTCACCACCGGCAGCGGCACCGCCGCCTCCACGGGCGAGGGGACGGCCGACCTCACCGAGGACGGCGGCCCCGAGCGCTTCGACGGCTCGACCCCGCCGGTGCCCCGCGCCATCGCGCTGTCCTCCACGACGCCGGCCCCCGCGGACGCCATCCCCGTCGAGATCGCCGCGGCGAGCCTCGCGCTCCCCGATTTCGCGATCCGCACCGAGCGCCCCGACAGCGCCCAGCCGGTGCCCGAGGACGCGCGCCGGCGCTACGCCGACCTGATCGACCCGAACGCCCTCGACAAGGAGCAGCGCTGCCTCTCCGAGGCGGTCTATTTCGAGGCCCGGAGCGAGCCCGAGGCTGGCCAGGCCGCCGTCGCCCAGGTGGTGCTCAACCGGGTGAAGAGCGGCCTCTACCCGGCGAGCGTCTGCGGCGTCGTCTACCAGAACCGGCACCACTACATGGGCTGCCAGTTCTCCTTCGCGTGCGAGGGCAAGTCCCTGCGCATCACCGATGCCGGCGCCTGGGAGAGCGCCACCCGCATCGCCCGCTCGGTGATCGAGGGCCGAACCTACCTCGCCGAGGTCGGCGCCGCGACCCACTACCACGCCGACTACGTGCGTCCGGGCTGGGCCCGCCGCCTGCGCAAGATGGACGTGATCGGCCGGCACATCTTCTACCAGCTCCGGGCCGGCCAGACCTGA
- the rpoC gene encoding DNA-directed RNA polymerase subunit beta', translating into MNQEVMNLFNQQTQPVSFDQIKISISSPEKILSWSYGEIKKPETINYRTFKPERDGLFCARIFGPIKDYECLCGKYKRMKYKGVICEKCGVEVTLARVRRDRMGHIELAAPVAHIWFLKSLPSRIGLLLDMALKDLERILYFESYCVIEPGLTPLKERQLLSEEEYLRAQEEYGEDSFTAMIGAEAIRRILQELDLDKIANDLREEIAVTTSELKPKKLLKRLKIIEAFQMSGNKPEWMILTVVPVIPPDLRPLVPLDGGRFATSDLNDLYRRVINRNNRLKRLIELRAPDIIIRNEKRMLQEAVDALFDNGRRGRVITGANKRPLKSLADMLKGKQGRFRQNLLGKRVDYSGRSVIVVGPELKLHQCGLPKKMALELFKPFIYARLDAKGFSATVKQAKKLVEKEKPEVWDILDEVIREHPVMLNRAPTLHRLGIQAFEPKLIEGKAIQLHPLVCAAFNADFDGDQMAVHVPLSLEAQLEARVLMMSTNNILHPANGQPIIVPSQDIVLGLYYLSIVAEGAPGEFKPGNTKNPMQGVYGDMGELEHALAAKAVSLHSKIKWRWTGIGPDGEPLTKTYETTPGRVILSGALPKHAKVPFDVVNKLMTKKEISAMIDTVYRHCGQKESVIFCDRIMALGFTHAFKAGISFGKDDMVVPENKWSIVDTTRALVKDYEQQYNDGLITQGEKYNKVVDAWAKCSDKLAAEMMGRISAVQKDEHGADKQVNSIYMMSHSGARGSPAQMKQLAAMRGLMAKPSGEIIETPIISNFKEGLDVLEYFNSTHGARKGLADTALKTANSGYLTRRLVDVAQDAVIREVDCGTTNGIKMRAIVDAGQVVATLATRILGRATAEDLVAADGTVIVKTGETIEERHLPAINAAGIQEVKIRSVLVCATKSGVCATCYGRDLARGTPVNMGEAVGVIAAQSIGEPGTQLTMRTFHIGGAAQIADSSFIESSFEGTIKIRNRAIAKNSDGDLIATGRNVAVVIVGSDGVERAVHRLQYGAKLRVDEGDKIKRGQRIAEWDPYTRPILTEVDGIVAYEDLVDGQSMTETTDESTGIAKRVVVDWRGSARTSDLKPAMVVVDRDGKALKLPRGSDARYFLPVDAIIGFDPGAKVNAGDILARVSTDSAKTRDITGGLPRVAELFEARRPKDAAIIAEKSGTIAFGRDYKNKRRLTLTPHDGSEAVEYLIPKGKHIHLQDGDVVELGDYIVDGNPAPHDILAIKGVEELAAYLVNEIQEVYRLQGVSINDKHIEVIVRQMLQKVEVTDGGDSDILSGDQIDRTELTDFNEKLLAEGKKPIQGVPVLLGITKASLQTKSFISAASFQETTRVLTEAAVNGKVDTLEGLKENVIVGSLIPAGTGSMVADIRSIARRRDAMILQQKQAESGAMPVEELPPAAAE; encoded by the coding sequence ATGAACCAAGAGGTCATGAACCTTTTCAACCAGCAGACCCAGCCGGTCAGCTTCGATCAGATCAAGATCTCGATCTCGTCCCCGGAGAAGATCCTCTCCTGGTCGTACGGCGAGATCAAGAAGCCCGAGACCATCAACTACCGGACCTTCAAGCCCGAGCGCGACGGCCTGTTCTGCGCGCGCATCTTCGGGCCGATCAAGGACTACGAGTGCTTGTGCGGCAAGTACAAGCGCATGAAGTACAAGGGCGTCATCTGCGAGAAGTGCGGCGTCGAGGTGACGCTCGCGCGCGTCCGGCGCGACCGCATGGGCCACATCGAGCTGGCCGCCCCCGTCGCGCATATCTGGTTCCTGAAGTCGCTGCCGAGCCGCATCGGCCTGCTGCTCGACATGGCGCTCAAGGACCTCGAGCGGATCCTGTACTTCGAGTCGTACTGCGTCATCGAGCCGGGCCTCACCCCCCTGAAGGAGCGTCAGCTCCTGTCGGAGGAGGAGTACCTGCGCGCGCAGGAGGAGTACGGCGAGGACTCGTTCACCGCCATGATCGGCGCCGAGGCCATCCGGCGCATCCTGCAGGAGCTCGACCTCGACAAGATCGCCAACGATCTGCGCGAGGAGATCGCCGTCACCACCTCGGAGCTGAAGCCCAAGAAGCTCCTGAAGCGGCTCAAGATCATCGAGGCCTTCCAGATGTCCGGCAACAAGCCGGAATGGATGATCCTCACGGTCGTGCCGGTGATCCCGCCGGACCTGCGCCCGCTGGTCCCGCTGGACGGCGGCCGTTTCGCGACGTCCGACCTCAACGACCTCTACCGCCGCGTCATCAACCGCAACAACCGCCTGAAGCGGCTGATCGAGCTGCGCGCGCCCGACATCATCATCCGCAACGAGAAGCGGATGCTGCAGGAGGCGGTCGACGCCCTGTTCGACAACGGCCGCCGCGGCCGCGTCATCACGGGCGCCAACAAGCGCCCGCTGAAGTCGCTCGCCGACATGCTCAAGGGCAAGCAGGGCCGGTTCCGCCAGAACCTGCTCGGCAAGCGCGTCGACTACTCGGGCCGCTCGGTCATCGTGGTCGGTCCGGAGCTGAAGCTGCACCAGTGCGGCCTGCCCAAGAAGATGGCGCTGGAGCTGTTCAAGCCGTTCATCTACGCGCGCCTCGACGCCAAGGGTTTCTCGGCCACCGTCAAGCAGGCCAAGAAGCTCGTGGAGAAGGAGAAGCCGGAGGTCTGGGACATCCTCGATGAGGTGATCCGCGAGCACCCGGTGATGCTGAACCGCGCGCCGACGCTGCACCGCCTCGGCATCCAGGCCTTCGAGCCGAAGCTGATCGAGGGCAAGGCGATCCAGCTGCACCCGCTGGTCTGCGCCGCGTTCAACGCCGACTTCGACGGCGACCAGATGGCCGTGCACGTCCCGCTGTCGCTCGAGGCGCAGCTGGAAGCGCGCGTCCTGATGATGTCGACGAACAACATCCTGCACCCGGCCAACGGTCAGCCGATCATCGTGCCGTCGCAGGACATCGTTCTCGGCCTCTACTACCTGTCGATCGTGGCCGAGGGCGCGCCGGGCGAGTTCAAGCCGGGCAACACCAAGAACCCGATGCAGGGTGTCTACGGCGACATGGGCGAGCTGGAGCACGCCCTGGCCGCCAAGGCCGTGTCGCTGCACTCCAAGATCAAGTGGCGCTGGACCGGCATCGGCCCGGACGGCGAGCCGCTGACCAAGACCTACGAGACCACGCCCGGCCGGGTGATCCTGTCCGGCGCCCTGCCGAAGCACGCCAAGGTGCCCTTCGACGTCGTCAACAAGCTGATGACCAAGAAGGAGATCTCGGCGATGATCGACACCGTCTACCGCCACTGCGGTCAGAAGGAGTCGGTGATCTTCTGTGACCGGATCATGGCGCTGGGCTTCACCCACGCGTTCAAGGCCGGCATCTCCTTCGGCAAGGACGACATGGTCGTGCCGGAGAACAAGTGGTCGATCGTCGACACGACGCGCGCGCTCGTGAAGGATTACGAGCAGCAGTACAACGACGGCCTGATCACCCAGGGCGAGAAGTACAACAAGGTGGTCGATGCCTGGGCCAAGTGCTCGGACAAGCTGGCCGCCGAGATGATGGGCCGCATCTCGGCCGTCCAGAAGGACGAGCACGGTGCGGACAAGCAGGTCAACTCGATCTACATGATGAGCCACTCGGGTGCCCGTGGCTCGCCTGCCCAGATGAAGCAGCTCGCGGCGATGCGCGGCCTCATGGCCAAGCCGTCGGGCGAGATCATCGAGACCCCGATCATCTCGAACTTCAAGGAAGGCCTGGACGTTCTGGAGTACTTCAACTCCACGCACGGTGCCCGTAAGGGCCTGGCCGACACCGCCCTGAAGACCGCGAATTCCGGCTACCTGACCCGCCGCCTCGTCGACGTGGCCCAGGACGCCGTCATCCGCGAGGTCGATTGCGGCACGACCAACGGCATCAAGATGCGCGCCATCGTGGATGCCGGCCAGGTCGTGGCGACGCTCGCCACCCGCATCCTGGGCCGCGCCACGGCCGAGGATCTGGTGGCCGCGGACGGCACGGTGATCGTCAAGACCGGCGAGACCATCGAGGAGCGGCACCTGCCGGCGATCAACGCCGCCGGCATCCAGGAGGTGAAGATCCGCTCGGTGCTGGTCTGCGCCACCAAGAGCGGCGTCTGCGCCACCTGCTACGGGCGCGACCTCGCCCGCGGCACGCCCGTCAACATGGGCGAGGCCGTCGGCGTCATCGCGGCGCAGTCGATCGGCGAGCCGGGCACGCAGCTCACGATGCGCACCTTCCACATCGGCGGTGCGGCCCAGATCGCTGACTCGTCGTTCATCGAGTCGAGCTTCGAGGGCACGATCAAGATCCGCAACCGCGCGATCGCCAAGAACTCGGACGGTGACCTGATCGCCACCGGCCGCAACGTGGCGGTGGTGATCGTCGGGTCGGACGGGGTCGAGCGGGCGGTTCACCGCCTGCAGTACGGCGCCAAGCTCCGGGTCGACGAGGGTGACAAGATCAAGCGCGGGCAGCGGATCGCCGAGTGGGATCCCTACACCCGTCCGATCCTCACCGAGGTCGACGGCATCGTGGCCTACGAGGACCTGGTCGACGGCCAGTCGATGACCGAGACCACCGACGAGTCGACCGGCATCGCCAAGCGCGTCGTCGTCGACTGGCGCGGTTCGGCCCGGACCTCGGATCTGAAGCCCGCGATGGTCGTGGTCGATCGGGACGGCAAGGCGCTCAAGCTGCCCCGCGGCTCGGACGCCCGCTACTTCCTCCCGGTCGACGCCATCATCGGCTTCGATCCCGGCGCGAAGGTGAATGCCGGCGACATTCTCGCCCGCGTCTCGACCGACTCGGCCAAGACCCGCGACATCACCGGCGGTCTGCCGCGGGTGGCGGAGCTGTTCGAGGCACGGCGCCCGAAGGACGCGGCGATCATCGCCGAGAAGTCGGGCACCATCGCGTTCGGCCGCGACTACAAGAACAAGCGTCGGCTCACGCTGACGCCGCATGACGGCTCGGAGGCGGTCGAGTACCTGATCCCGAAGGGCAAGCACATCCACCTGCAGGACGGGGACGTGGTCGAGCTCGGCGATTACATCGTCGACGGGAACCCGGCCCCGCACGACATCCTGGCCATCAAGGGCGTGGAGGAACTCGCGGCCTACCTCGTCAACGAGATCCAGGAGGTCTACCGGCTGCAGGGCGTGTCGATCAACGACAAGCACATCGAGGTGATCGTCCGTCAGATGCTGCAGAAGGTCGAAGTGACCGACGGCGGCGACTCGGACATCCTCTCGGGTGACCAGATCGATCGCACGGAGCTGACCGACTTCAACGAGAAGCTGCTCGCCGAGGGCAAGAAGCCGATCCAGGGCGTCCCGGTCCTGCTCGGCATCACCAAGGCGTCGCTGCAGACCAAGTCGTTCATCTCGGCGGCCTCGTTCCAGGAGACCACCCGCGTCCTCACCGAGGCGGCGGTCAACGGCAAGGTCGACACCCTGGAAGGCCTGAAGGAGAACGTGATCGTCGGCTCGCTGATCCCGGCGGGCACGGGCTCGATGGTGGCGGATATCCGCTCCATCGCCCGCCGCCGCGACGCGATGATCCTGCAGCAGAAGCAGGCCGAGAGCGGCGCCATGCCGGTCGAGGAGCTTCCGCCCGCCGCCGCCGAGTAA
- the rpoB gene encoding DNA-directed RNA polymerase subunit beta, whose product MANTLVGRKRIRKFFGKIKEVAEMPNLIEVQKASYDQFLMVDEPEGGRADEGLQSVFKSVFPISDFASTALLEFVRYTFEAPKYDVDECRQRGITFAAPLKVTLRLIVFDVDPDTQAKSVKDIKEQDVYMGDMPLMTENGTFIVNGTERVIVSQMHRSPGVFFDHDKGKTHSSGKLLFAARIIPYRGSWLDVEFDAKDIVHVRIDRKRKLPATSLLYALGLDGEEILSTFYNKVVYDRDGADWRVPFDAERMKGMKATVDLIDADSGEVVLEAGKKLNARNARQITEKGTKFLKATDEDLVGQYVAEDLVNAQTGEIWAEAGEEVTDKLLKSLEEVGITELPVLDIDHVNIGPYIRNTLAVDKNSSREGALFDIYRVMRPGEPPTLETAEAMFHSLFFDSERYDLSAVGRVKMNMRLDLDAADTVRTLRKEDMLAVVKALVELRDGKGEVDDIDHLGNRRVRSVGELMENQYRLGLLRMERAIRERMSQVDIDTVMPQDLINAKPAAAAVREFFGSSQLSQFMDQTNPLSEVTHKRRLSALGPGGLTRERAGFEVRDVHPTHYGRICPIETPEGPNIGLINSLATFARVNKYGFIETPFRRVRDGVVTDEVAYLSAMEEAKYYVAQANAQMDEARKLTEDLVVCRRAGEVIVVGPERVDLMDVSPKQLVSVAAALIPFLENDDANRALMGSNMQRQAVPLVRADAPFVGTGMEAVVARDSGAAIAARRAGIIDQVDATRIVIRATEEADANKPGVDIYRLQKFQRSNQSTCITQKPLVRVGEFVKKGEIIADGPSTEFGELALGRNVLVAFMPWNGYNFEDSILLSERIVKDDVFTSIHIEEFEVMARDTKLGPEEITRDIPNVSEEALKNLDEAGIVYIGAEVNAGDILVGKITPKGESPMTPEEKLLRAIFGEKASDVRDTSLRVPPGVTGTIVEVRVFNRHGVDKDERAQAIEREEIERLAKDRDDEQAILDRNTYARLADVLIGQAPVAGPKGFKKDTTLTRELINDYPRSQWWQFAVIEDRLMTEMEAMQKQYDESKKRLEQRFLDKVEKLQRGDELPPGVMKMVKVFVAVKRKIQPGDKMAGRHGNKGVVSRIVPIEDMPFLEDGTHADIVLNPLGVPSRMNVGQILETHLGWAAAGLGRKVSKAVDAYLKTQDIAPLREEMTAIYSPGELDGLTDEELAEAGNNVRRGVPMATPVFNGAKEADIEQMLEMAGLDRSAQSTLYDGRTGEPFDRKVTMGYIYMLKLHHLVDDKIHARSIGPYSLVTQQPLGGKAQFGGQRFGEMEVWALEAYGAAYTLQEMLTVKSDDVAGRTKVYEAIVRGDDTFEAGIPESFNVLVKEMRSLGLNVELTSSKKAANDQLEPPADAAE is encoded by the coding sequence ATGGCCAACACGCTGGTCGGTCGCAAGCGCATTCGGAAGTTCTTCGGCAAGATCAAGGAAGTTGCCGAGATGCCGAACCTCATCGAGGTTCAGAAGGCGTCCTACGACCAGTTCCTGATGGTCGACGAGCCCGAGGGCGGGCGCGCCGACGAGGGGCTGCAGAGCGTGTTCAAGTCGGTGTTCCCGATCTCCGACTTCGCCTCCACGGCGCTGCTCGAGTTCGTGCGCTACACCTTCGAGGCCCCGAAGTACGACGTGGACGAGTGCCGCCAGCGCGGCATCACCTTCGCGGCGCCGCTGAAGGTCACGCTCCGCCTCATCGTGTTCGATGTCGATCCCGACACCCAGGCCAAGTCGGTCAAGGACATCAAGGAGCAGGACGTCTACATGGGCGACATGCCCCTGATGACGGAGAACGGCACCTTCATCGTCAACGGCACCGAGCGCGTCATCGTCTCGCAGATGCACCGCTCGCCGGGCGTGTTCTTCGACCACGACAAGGGCAAGACCCACTCGTCGGGCAAGCTCCTGTTCGCCGCCCGCATCATCCCGTACCGGGGCTCCTGGCTCGACGTCGAGTTCGACGCCAAAGACATCGTGCACGTCCGCATCGACCGGAAGCGCAAGCTGCCGGCAACGTCGCTGCTCTACGCCCTGGGCCTCGACGGCGAGGAGATCCTGTCGACCTTCTACAACAAGGTCGTCTACGACCGGGACGGCGCCGACTGGCGCGTGCCGTTCGACGCCGAGCGCATGAAGGGCATGAAGGCCACCGTCGACCTGATCGACGCCGATTCCGGCGAGGTCGTGCTCGAGGCCGGCAAGAAGCTCAACGCGCGCAACGCCCGCCAGATCACCGAGAAGGGCACCAAGTTCCTCAAGGCGACCGACGAGGATCTCGTCGGCCAGTACGTCGCCGAGGATCTGGTCAACGCGCAGACCGGTGAGATCTGGGCCGAGGCCGGCGAGGAGGTCACCGACAAGCTCCTGAAGAGCCTGGAGGAGGTCGGGATCACCGAGCTGCCGGTGCTCGACATCGACCACGTCAACATCGGCCCCTACATCCGCAACACGCTGGCGGTGGACAAGAACTCCAGCCGCGAGGGCGCGCTGTTCGACATCTACCGGGTCATGCGCCCGGGCGAGCCGCCGACCCTCGAGACCGCCGAGGCGATGTTCCACTCGCTGTTCTTCGATTCCGAGCGCTACGACCTCTCGGCGGTCGGCCGCGTGAAGATGAACATGCGCCTCGACCTCGACGCCGCCGACACCGTGCGCACGCTCCGCAAGGAGGACATGCTGGCGGTGGTCAAGGCGCTGGTCGAGCTGCGCGACGGCAAGGGTGAGGTCGACGACATCGACCACCTCGGCAACCGCCGCGTCCGCTCGGTCGGCGAGCTCATGGAGAACCAGTACCGCCTGGGCCTCCTGCGCATGGAGCGCGCCATCCGCGAGCGCATGAGCCAGGTCGACATCGACACGGTCATGCCGCAGGACCTGATCAACGCGAAGCCCGCGGCCGCGGCCGTGCGCGAGTTCTTCGGCTCGTCGCAGCTCTCGCAGTTCATGGACCAGACCAACCCGCTGTCCGAGGTGACGCACAAGCGCCGCCTCTCGGCCCTCGGCCCGGGCGGTCTGACCCGCGAGCGCGCCGGCTTCGAGGTGCGCGACGTGCACCCGACCCACTACGGCCGCATCTGCCCGATCGAGACGCCGGAAGGCCCGAACATCGGCCTGATCAACTCGCTCGCCACTTTCGCGCGGGTGAACAAGTACGGCTTCATCGAGACCCCGTTCCGCCGCGTCCGCGACGGCGTGGTCACCGACGAGGTCGCCTACCTCTCGGCCATGGAGGAGGCGAAGTACTACGTCGCCCAGGCGAACGCCCAGATGGACGAGGCCCGCAAGCTCACGGAGGACCTCGTGGTCTGCCGCCGGGCCGGCGAGGTGATCGTCGTCGGGCCTGAGCGCGTCGACCTCATGGACGTGTCGCCGAAGCAGCTGGTCTCGGTCGCCGCGGCGCTGATCCCGTTCCTCGAGAACGACGACGCCAACCGCGCGCTCATGGGCTCGAACATGCAGCGCCAGGCGGTGCCGCTGGTCCGCGCCGACGCCCCGTTCGTGGGCACCGGCATGGAGGCGGTGGTCGCCCGCGACTCCGGCGCCGCCATCGCGGCCCGCCGGGCCGGCATCATCGACCAGGTGGACGCCACCCGTATCGTCATCCGCGCCACCGAGGAGGCCGACGCCAACAAGCCCGGCGTCGACATCTACCGGCTGCAGAAGTTCCAGCGCTCCAACCAGTCGACCTGCATCACGCAGAAGCCGCTGGTCCGCGTCGGCGAGTTCGTGAAGAAGGGCGAGATCATCGCCGACGGTCCCTCGACCGAGTTCGGCGAGCTGGCGCTCGGCCGGAACGTGCTCGTCGCGTTCATGCCGTGGAACGGCTACAACTTCGAGGACTCGATCCTGCTCTCCGAGCGGATCGTGAAGGATGACGTGTTCACCTCGATCCACATCGAGGAGTTCGAGGTGATGGCCCGCGACACCAAGCTCGGGCCGGAGGAGATCACCCGCGACATCCCGAACGTCTCCGAGGAGGCGCTCAAGAACCTCGACGAAGCCGGCATCGTCTACATCGGTGCCGAGGTGAACGCGGGCGACATCCTCGTCGGCAAGATCACCCCGAAGGGCGAGAGCCCGATGACGCCGGAGGAGAAGCTGCTCCGCGCCATCTTCGGCGAGAAGGCCTCGGACGTGCGCGACACCTCGCTGCGTGTGCCGCCGGGCGTCACCGGCACGATCGTCGAGGTGCGGGTGTTCAACCGCCACGGCGTCGACAAGGACGAGCGCGCCCAGGCGATCGAGCGCGAGGAGATCGAGCGGCTCGCCAAGGACCGCGACGACGAGCAGGCGATCCTCGACCGCAACACCTACGCCCGCCTCGCGGACGTGCTGATCGGTCAGGCGCCGGTGGCCGGCCCGAAGGGCTTCAAGAAGGACACCACGCTCACCCGCGAGCTGATCAACGACTACCCGCGCTCGCAATGGTGGCAGTTCGCCGTCATCGAGGACCGTCTCATGACCGAGATGGAGGCGATGCAGAAGCAGTACGACGAGTCGAAGAAGCGCCTCGAGCAGCGCTTCCTCGACAAGGTCGAGAAGCTGCAGCGCGGCGACGAGCTGCCTCCGGGCGTCATGAAGATGGTCAAGGTCTTCGTGGCGGTGAAGCGCAAGATCCAGCCGGGCGACAAGATGGCCGGCCGTCACGGCAACAAGGGTGTCGTGTCGCGGATCGTGCCGATCGAGGACATGCCGTTCCTGGAGGACGGGACGCATGCCGACATCGTGCTCAACCCGCTGGGCGTGCCCTCGCGCATGAACGTCGGCCAGATCCTCGAGACGCACCTGGGCTGGGCGGCTGCGGGCCTGGGTCGCAAGGTGTCGAAGGCGGTGGATGCCTATCTGAAGACGCAGGACATCGCGCCGCTGCGGGAGGAGATGACGGCGATCTACTCCCCGGGCGAGCTCGACGGCCTGACGGACGAGGAGCTGGCCGAGGCCGGCAACAACGTCCGCCGCGGCGTGCCGATGGCCACGCCGGTCTTCAACGGCGCCAAGGAGGCCGACATCGAGCAGATGCTGGAGATGGCCGGGCTGGACCGCTCGGCGCAGTCGACGCTCTACGACGGGCGCACCGGCGAGCCCTTCGACCGCAAGGTCACGATGGGCTACATCTACATGCTGAAGCTGCACCACCTCGTGGACGACAAGATCCACGCGCGCTCGATCGGCCCGTACTCGCTCGTCACCCAGCAGCCGCTGGGCGGCAAGGCGCAGTTCGGCGGCCAGCGCTTCGGCGAGATGGAGGTCTGGGCGCTGGAGGCCTACGGTGCGGCCTACACGCTGCAGGAGATGCTCACGGTGAAGTCGGACGACGTGGCCGGCCGCACCAAGGTCTACGAGGCGATCGTCCGCGGCGACGACACCTTCGAGGCCGGCATCCCCGAGTCGTTCAACGTGCTCGTCAAGGAGATGCGCTCGCTCGGCCTCAACGTCGAGCTGACGTCCTCCAAGAAGGCCGCGAACGACCAGCTCGAGCCGCCGGCCGACGCGGCCGAGTAA
- the rplL gene encoding 50S ribosomal protein L7/L12 translates to MADLAKLVDDLSSLTVLEAADLAKMLEEKWGVSAAAAVAVAAGPAAGGAAAAVEEQTEFTVVLASAGDKKIEVIKEVRAITGLGLKEAKDLVEGAPKPVKEGVAKDEAEKLKAQLEKAGAKVELK, encoded by the coding sequence ATGGCTGATCTCGCCAAGCTCGTCGACGACCTGTCCTCGCTGACCGTGCTCGAGGCCGCTGACCTGGCCAAGATGCTCGAGGAGAAGTGGGGCGTCTCGGCCGCCGCTGCCGTCGCCGTCGCCGCCGGCCCGGCCGCCGGTGGCGCCGCCGCCGCCGTCGAGGAGCAGACCGAGTTCACGGTCGTCCTCGCCTCCGCCGGCGACAAGAAGATCGAGGTCATCAAGGAGGTCCGCGCGATCACCGGCCTCGGCCTCAAGGAGGCCAAGGACCTGGTCGAGGGCGCGCCGAAGCCGGTCAAGGAAGGCGTCGCCAAGGACGAGGCCGAGAAGCTCAAGGCCCAGCTCGAGAAGGCCGGCGCCAAGGTCGAGCTCAAGTAA
- the rplJ gene encoding 50S ribosomal protein L10 has protein sequence MDRTAKADLVSTLNGVFNQSAVVVVAHYKGLTVADMQKLRAQMKQAGATVKVAKNSLAGIALDGTDVASIKPLLKGPTLLAYSGDPVAAAKVAVDFAKVNDKLVILGGAMGKTALNPDGVKALASLPSLDELRAKIVGLVQAPATKIAQVVNAPASKLARVFGAYAKKDEAA, from the coding sequence GTGGACCGGACAGCTAAAGCTGATCTCGTCTCGACGCTCAACGGCGTGTTCAATCAGAGCGCCGTCGTCGTCGTGGCCCACTACAAGGGCCTCACGGTCGCCGACATGCAGAAGCTGCGCGCGCAGATGAAGCAGGCCGGCGCCACCGTGAAGGTCGCCAAGAACAGCCTCGCCGGCATCGCACTCGATGGCACGGACGTCGCCTCCATCAAGCCGCTCCTGAAGGGCCCGACCCTGCTCGCCTATTCCGGCGATCCGGTCGCTGCCGCGAAGGTCGCGGTCGATTTCGCCAAGGTCAACGACAAGCTCGTGATCCTCGGCGGCGCGATGGGGAAGACCGCCCTGAACCCGGACGGCGTGAAGGCGCTCGCCTCGCTCCCGTCCCTCGACGAACTGCGCGCCAAGATCGTGGGCCTCGTGCAGGCGCCCGCGACGAAGATCGCTCAGGTCGTCAACGCGCCGGCTTCCAAGCTCGCCCGCGTGTTCGGGGCCTATGCCAAGAAGGACGAGGCCGCCTGA